One Clostridium sp. CM027 genomic window carries:
- a CDS encoding CPBP family intramembrane glutamic endopeptidase encodes MFSNKTGLFREAKQAKVLPNIILCLFWVLLFLIGGQGIGEILAHFTKKIIGNDPSVLLLNQLICGFIFITLLVFARVKFREKRSISSMGLKKEGFIRKYLIGFGIGILMFSIVVLLLSVSGHTVVNSNPVGLSGVAALSGVLIVIPGWMIQSAAEEILSRGWFMNVLGARYNVAVGLIVSSTFFGFMHLGNPNVSVLAIINIVLVGLFFGVYVIKTNDLWGACGLHAAWNWTQGNIFGFEVSGLKVATGSLMNLKLTGAELFTGGVFGPEAGMAATIVLCIGIIIVYFIPLHRKLESARSL; translated from the coding sequence ATGTTTTCGAATAAAACTGGTTTATTTAGAGAAGCAAAACAAGCGAAGGTACTTCCTAATATTATTTTATGTTTATTTTGGGTATTGCTTTTTCTAATTGGAGGGCAAGGAATAGGTGAAATATTGGCTCATTTTACAAAGAAAATTATTGGCAATGATCCTTCCGTTTTATTACTAAATCAACTTATTTGTGGTTTTATATTTATAACATTATTAGTATTTGCTAGAGTAAAGTTTAGAGAAAAAAGAAGTATTTCAAGCATGGGATTAAAAAAAGAAGGATTTATAAGAAAGTATTTAATAGGTTTTGGCATAGGAATTTTAATGTTTTCAATAGTAGTTTTATTGCTTAGTGTTAGCGGGCATACTGTAGTAAATAGTAATCCAGTAGGTCTTTCAGGTGTAGCAGCTTTAAGTGGTGTGCTAATTGTTATACCAGGGTGGATGATACAAAGTGCTGCAGAGGAGATTCTTTCAAGAGGATGGTTTATGAATGTTTTAGGTGCAAGATATAATGTAGCTGTAGGTTTGATTGTTTCCTCTACGTTTTTCGGATTTATGCACCTTGGAAATCCAAATGTAAGTGTTTTAGCTATAATAAATATTGTTTTAGTAGGTTTGTTTTTTGGCGTATATGTTATAAAAACTAATGATCTGTGGGGGGCTTGTGGACTTCATGCTGCGTGGAACTGGACTCAGGGAAATATTTTTGGGTTTGAGGTAAGTGGACTAAAAGTAGCAACAGGTAGCTTGATGAATTTAAAGTTAACTGGTGCAGAATTGTTCACTGGTGGAGTATTTGGTCCTGAAGCCGGTATGGCAGCAACCATAGTTCTTTGTATAGGAATTATAATTGTATATTTTATTCCACTACATAGAAAATTGGAATCTGCGAGGAGTTTATAG
- a CDS encoding helix-turn-helix transcriptional regulator: MKEELILKNKLKLARAENNLSQGDLAEMVGVSRQTISSIETGQFNPTAKLALIFCIALDKKFEDLFYFE; encoded by the coding sequence ATGAAAGAAGAATTAATATTAAAAAATAAACTTAAATTAGCTAGAGCAGAAAACAATCTGTCTCAAGGAGATTTAGCGGAAATGGTTGGCGTTTCCAGACAAACAATTAGCTCAATAGAAACAGGTCAATTTAATCCAACTGCAAAGTTAGCGTTGATATTTTGTATTGCATTAGATAAAAAATTTGAAGATTTATTTTACTTTGAGTAG